A window of the Synechococcus sp. LTW-R genome harbors these coding sequences:
- a CDS encoding glycosyltransferase, whose product MEIHRKDRLVVCSSPNGRGIAKYAEYLMEMVEGTLITCDKRTRWFVLWELFGILGYTRELVSSKEIYFSNSRVSPLLWMVLDWGKVTIVVHDVMDTNAERRCGTEHLGARMKLRREVNSWILRRSIEKASRIIFNSQYTEREVRRWIGMDYGRTCVIYPPPSFEKLVTKERVKARRERGGKEILKLLTVTGTTKNKAHEAYKEFHETLEARVGMRIELVIYGIELIKARGEFTRWAMDRRDRVTVKYGRSEEELMEDYLDCDIVVSLSTEEGYGMPVADALGFGIPVVARSIGSYREIKENLDDCEIIHLADDLGQCVERAARLISESDGKRGREERYERYRRFCRRNRDVANSLLEEMAGRYS is encoded by the coding sequence ATGGAAATACACAGAAAGGACCGGCTAGTTGTTTGCTCTTCACCAAATGGCAGGGGAATTGCGAAGTATGCGGAGTACTTGATGGAAATGGTAGAAGGTACTTTAATAACATGCGATAAGAGGACTCGTTGGTTTGTGCTTTGGGAGCTCTTTGGAATTCTAGGTTATACGAGAGAATTAGTAAGTTCAAAAGAGATATATTTTTCAAATTCAAGAGTATCGCCGCTGTTGTGGATGGTCCTTGATTGGGGGAAGGTTACTATCGTCGTCCATGATGTAATGGATACGAATGCGGAAAGGAGGTGCGGAACCGAACATTTAGGAGCAAGAATGAAGCTAAGAAGAGAAGTAAACTCTTGGATATTGAGACGTTCAATTGAGAAAGCGAGCAGGATAATATTCAATAGTCAGTACACTGAGCGTGAAGTAAGGCGATGGATAGGCATGGATTATGGGAGGACCTGTGTCATATATCCACCTCCATCTTTTGAAAAGCTGGTGACAAAAGAAAGGGTTAAGGCAAGAAGAGAGAGGGGGGGCAAAGAGATATTAAAGCTGCTAACAGTAACAGGAACAACAAAAAACAAGGCGCATGAGGCATACAAAGAATTTCACGAGACTCTAGAAGCTAGGGTAGGAATGAGAATAGAGCTTGTAATTTATGGGATAGAACTAATAAAGGCAAGAGGCGAGTTCACGAGATGGGCGATGGACAGGCGAGACAGAGTAACAGTAAAGTACGGGCGAAGTGAGGAAGAACTGATGGAGGACTATTTAGATTGCGATATTGTCGTCTCATTGTCAACTGAAGAAGGATATGGGATGCCAGTTGCTGATGCATTGGGTTTCGGCATTCCAGTAGTTGCAAGGTCTATCGGGTCATATCGTGAAATAAAGGAAAACTTAGATGATTGCGAAATCATACATCTGGCAGATGATCTAGGTCAGTGTGTTGAGAGAGCTGCCAGGCTGATTTCGGAATCAGACGGAAAGCGGGGAAGGGAGGAAAGGTATGAACGATACAGGAGGTTTTGCAGAAGAAATAGGGATGTAGCCAACTCTCTGCTGGAAGAGATGGCTGGGAGATACTCATAA
- a CDS encoding MBL fold metallo-hydrolase has protein sequence MSNIHTGFETIGNATLIIHDAGQPLLATDVWLDEHPCYFGSWSLPFKVPDEQRQNIKKCPYIFISHFHPDHLNLASLRNFKHAVLLIAQHWGSRVEKELRGAGFRVIALPSKKWHSIGNNTRIMLFNNSLHDSAILVELTDPLRRKTLVANLNDSGGIGFETSLRKIARQYSNSFYLGLHGYGDADMINLFDITGSRLNPVRTAGRQIGREIQSYLNRFHLKVAIPFSSFHQYQRRDSIWANQYTTPIDSYYVGFQPSMYQSILPPFIKVYLKGETYQYESINPQPNQVSVPIPETVFGDDWSTQLTPAQLAMAYDYFSSIQPLRKLFHEIQLCVGNFTHTVFRGSGRSSIRFHAPSASLMRAIRTNIFDDLLIANFMRVYLDNCNSLYKPNFNYLVTKYADNGGIRTHAELKAMFSHYESQQPPLDWSISQMRKLKRLFI, from the coding sequence ATGAGCAACATACATACTGGTTTTGAGACAATTGGCAATGCCACGCTTATCATCCACGATGCAGGCCAGCCTCTCTTGGCGACAGACGTATGGCTTGATGAACATCCTTGTTATTTCGGATCATGGTCCTTACCTTTCAAGGTCCCTGATGAGCAGCGTCAAAACATTAAAAAGTGTCCATACATATTCATCTCACACTTTCACCCTGACCACCTTAATCTGGCGTCGCTGCGCAATTTCAAGCACGCCGTCTTACTAATAGCTCAGCATTGGGGTAGCAGAGTAGAGAAAGAACTTAGAGGTGCTGGTTTTCGCGTAATCGCTCTCCCATCCAAAAAATGGCACTCTATCGGAAACAACACCAGAATCATGTTGTTCAACAATAGTCTACATGACTCCGCCATCCTTGTAGAACTCACAGATCCACTTCGTCGTAAAACTCTTGTGGCCAACCTCAACGATAGTGGTGGAATAGGATTCGAGACCTCCCTACGTAAAATCGCACGGCAGTATTCCAACTCTTTTTATCTTGGGTTGCATGGTTATGGTGATGCTGACATGATCAATCTATTTGATATAACTGGTTCCCGTCTCAACCCTGTTAGGACTGCTGGTCGGCAAATTGGTCGCGAAATTCAGTCATACCTGAATCGTTTTCATCTCAAGGTTGCCATTCCTTTCAGTTCTTTTCATCAATATCAACGACGAGACTCAATTTGGGCCAATCAATATACAACACCCATTGACTCTTACTACGTCGGCTTTCAACCATCTATGTATCAATCCATCCTGCCACCTTTCATCAAAGTCTATCTGAAGGGAGAAACCTACCAGTATGAATCTATTAATCCCCAACCCAATCAAGTGTCTGTACCCATACCAGAGACTGTATTTGGGGATGACTGGTCAACCCAACTCACTCCAGCACAGCTTGCCATGGCTTATGACTATTTCTCCTCGATTCAGCCATTAAGGAAGCTTTTCCACGAGATTCAACTATGTGTTGGAAACTTCACTCACACTGTCTTCCGCGGCTCAGGAAGGTCTTCTATAAGATTTCACGCACCCTCAGCCTCTCTCATGAGAGCAATTAGGACCAATATATTTGACGACCTGCTGATTGCCAACTTTATGCGTGTCTATCTTGATAACTGCAATTCCCTCTATAAACCTAATTTTAATTATCTTGTGACAAAGTATGCAGACAACGGGGGGATCCGAACACATGCTGAACTTAAGGCTATGTTCTCACACTACGAATCTCAACAACCACCCCTGGACTGGTCTATCTCGCAGATGCGAAAGCTTAAGCGGCTATTTATCTAA
- a CDS encoding NAD(P)-dependent oxidoreductase produces the protein MAVALVGPTSYIAERLASALDEAGKNYHLISLRNKGEAEYKTRRSVTSKDELTVDMIKDLGIDSAILCASMSAGECEQNPDKAHYINTEQVVATVDALARGGTKRFMYLSTIKVYGEGLEGRITERTNAAPTTIYGKTHYNTEVTLRRLASQRGIEVLMVRMSNVFGPPVTNKDSVWSLAANCFARQMASKGLIDVRSPKVMRNILPMEKLINFITAWLERGINAHRVEVVNLGSSTTLSMKSLAELIQECYCGRLGVDDIRSVANTEKAAFQFSTDHSSGLMSIARADDEEVVLFEMKRLCDTSRKLFG, from the coding sequence ATGGCAGTAGCACTTGTCGGGCCTACAAGTTATATAGCTGAGCGTCTGGCTAGTGCGTTAGATGAAGCTGGAAAGAACTACCATCTGATCAGCCTCAGGAATAAGGGTGAAGCAGAATATAAGACAAGGAGGAGTGTCACCTCTAAGGATGAGTTAACTGTAGATATGATAAAGGATTTGGGTATAGATTCTGCTATTCTTTGTGCGTCAATGAGTGCCGGAGAGTGTGAGCAGAATCCAGATAAGGCACATTACATAAATACAGAACAAGTGGTAGCGACGGTAGATGCTCTTGCTAGAGGAGGAACGAAGAGATTCATGTATCTATCGACAATAAAGGTTTATGGCGAAGGTTTAGAAGGGAGAATCACAGAAAGAACAAATGCAGCTCCTACTACTATTTATGGAAAGACACATTATAATACAGAAGTTACCTTGAGAAGGCTTGCATCACAGCGGGGTATAGAAGTGCTGATGGTAAGAATGTCAAATGTATTTGGTCCGCCAGTCACTAACAAAGATTCAGTCTGGTCATTGGCAGCGAATTGCTTTGCGCGACAGATGGCATCCAAGGGGTTGATCGATGTGAGAAGTCCGAAGGTGATGCGGAATATACTTCCAATGGAAAAGCTGATTAACTTCATAACAGCATGGTTAGAAAGAGGTATTAATGCACACAGAGTTGAAGTAGTCAACTTAGGAAGTAGTACGACGCTATCAATGAAAAGCCTGGCTGAACTGATCCAAGAGTGCTATTGCGGACGGCTTGGAGTGGATGACATACGTTCAGTTGCTAATACAGAAAAGGCTGCATTTCAATTCTCGACAGACCATTCATCAGGCTTAATGAGTATTGCAAGGGCGGACGATGAGGAGGTAGTCTTATTTGAGATGAAGAGGTTGTGCGACACTAGCAGAAAGCTATTTGGATAG
- the rfbF gene encoding glucose-1-phosphate cytidylyltransferase, with amino-acid sequence MEVVILAGGLGTRLSEYTDKIPKPMVPIGGKPILWHIMQRFAEYGHKDFIIALGYKSELIKDYFLRFAQLNSDFRIDLEKGTIELINSSNTDWKVTLVDTGEKTATGGRLKRLDDYIHGSTFMMTYGDGVSDIDIDELIRFHEEYGGLATVTAVRPPTRFGELTITKNKVTRFAEKPQMDDGWISGGYFVLNKRVLELIEDEEEMFERNALETLAERNQLNAYRHHGFWQCMDTKRDLDTLEEIWVSERKTPWIGK; translated from the coding sequence ATGGAAGTAGTGATATTAGCCGGAGGTCTTGGCACGCGATTATCGGAATACACAGACAAGATTCCGAAGCCGATGGTCCCTATTGGAGGGAAACCGATTCTTTGGCACATTATGCAGCGCTTCGCGGAATATGGACATAAGGATTTCATAATTGCACTTGGCTACAAGAGTGAGCTTATCAAAGATTACTTTCTAAGATTCGCACAGCTCAACTCAGATTTCAGGATTGACCTGGAGAAAGGCACGATAGAATTGATAAACTCATCCAACACTGATTGGAAGGTAACATTAGTAGATACAGGAGAAAAGACGGCAACTGGTGGAAGGCTTAAAAGACTTGATGACTATATTCATGGAAGTACATTTATGATGACGTACGGTGATGGTGTATCAGACATAGACATCGATGAGTTAATTAGATTTCACGAAGAGTATGGGGGATTGGCAACTGTGACGGCCGTGCGTCCGCCGACGCGTTTCGGTGAACTTACTATTACCAAGAATAAGGTGACAAGGTTTGCGGAGAAACCTCAGATGGATGATGGATGGATCAGTGGAGGGTATTTCGTATTGAACAAGAGAGTACTAGAGTTAATAGAAGACGAAGAGGAGATGTTTGAGCGGAACGCTCTCGAGACTTTGGCGGAAAGAAATCAGCTAAATGCCTACAGACATCATGGATTCTGGCAATGCATGGACACTAAAAGAGACTTGGATACTCTTGAGGAGATCTGGGTATCTGAAAGGAAAACCCCGTGGATAGGCAAATAG
- a CDS encoding glycosyltransferase family 4 protein: MRVLMVCISDPGDGKKGDTKLVRNRQITLERMGCTIDILYFEWGLFKSSIKIKNGVGREGVDIVAQIGARRIVVWLLSKGRELKGKPIQTWLSFALAGSWGGRLGTIFSSYTTIHFFHIRSVGLWKLAPEKTRVIADLIDSYTLNIGNWIKIEKRWWAKLLLREEYKKMYSMELGIEDYVRNTFKSTVATVATPDLEHIGGSTIRKVVIPVGIEIKSLARRTEECSGIECIFFGNLDYRPNIDACHVIIDVARELRVRRRDSSIRITVAGRNISRGLKSMLSRQGVTVISPVENMYDLVKSKDVAILPMVSGSGMQSKILEAISWGVLVMATHRTATPLKLIRDEDYIEVETAGDIVERLLDVANGRFEMDTIRRKAHKRIGVFGWEKTCERLIEEYAR, encoded by the coding sequence ATGAGGGTATTAATGGTATGTATATCTGACCCAGGAGATGGCAAGAAAGGTGATACAAAGCTAGTAAGAAATAGACAGATAACGCTTGAGCGAATGGGCTGTACGATAGATATATTGTATTTTGAGTGGGGGTTGTTCAAGAGTTCAATAAAGATCAAGAATGGTGTGGGCCGGGAAGGCGTTGACATCGTTGCACAGATAGGAGCGAGAAGAATAGTTGTATGGCTACTATCGAAAGGCCGCGAGCTGAAAGGGAAGCCTATTCAGACTTGGCTGTCATTTGCGCTAGCTGGGTCATGGGGTGGGCGTCTGGGAACAATATTCTCGTCTTATACGACTATTCACTTTTTTCATATAAGGAGCGTTGGACTGTGGAAGTTGGCTCCAGAAAAGACACGAGTTATAGCCGACCTAATAGACTCCTACACACTAAACATCGGGAACTGGATTAAGATAGAGAAAAGGTGGTGGGCAAAGTTGCTTCTGCGGGAAGAATACAAGAAAATGTACAGCATGGAGTTGGGTATAGAAGATTACGTTCGCAATACGTTTAAGAGTACAGTGGCTACAGTCGCAACTCCGGATTTAGAGCATATAGGGGGAAGCACTATACGAAAGGTAGTGATACCTGTTGGCATCGAGATTAAGTCACTAGCGAGAAGAACTGAAGAATGCAGTGGAATCGAGTGCATATTTTTTGGGAATCTAGACTATAGGCCCAATATAGATGCATGTCATGTAATTATCGATGTAGCAAGAGAGCTAAGGGTAAGGAGGCGAGATAGTTCAATAAGAATAACCGTGGCCGGGAGGAATATCAGTCGAGGCCTAAAGAGTATGTTGTCGAGGCAAGGGGTAACTGTGATATCACCTGTAGAGAATATGTATGATTTGGTAAAAAGCAAAGATGTGGCAATTCTACCGATGGTCAGTGGAAGCGGTATGCAATCAAAGATCTTAGAGGCAATTTCCTGGGGGGTGCTTGTTATGGCGACACACAGAACAGCAACTCCACTAAAGCTGATACGAGATGAAGATTATATCGAGGTAGAAACTGCAGGAGATATAGTTGAGAGACTTCTAGATGTTGCGAACGGCAGGTTTGAGATGGATACAATTAGAAGGAAAGCGCACAAACGGATAGGGGTTTTTGGATGGGAAAAGACATGCGAGAGGTTGATAGAAGAATATGCTCGATAG
- a CDS encoding glycosyltransferase, with amino-acid sequence MPTYNRGYCLGDTIQSVLSQTYREWELLVVDNMSKDNTKDVIESFEDARVKMIQIQNHGVIAISRNCGVAAATGELVSFMDSDDPWLPEKLEVSVRLIESGMDFVYHDLYLTDGKDRSRDRTTKVSRRLRRHVLEDLITNGNGINTSSVVTKTELVRRVNGFSESRELIGIEDYDLWVRLAEVTDKFGLISSPMGYYTMDGSGTLNRELVERSLLSIARLHNELHMRICGSTPGWINIALARICLRKNPADAMRIATKVLTGENRLGVRMKALVIVFLAIQGRVGKVFREKIR; translated from the coding sequence ATGCCAACATACAATCGTGGCTACTGCTTAGGAGACACGATTCAGTCGGTTTTGAGTCAGACATACAGAGAGTGGGAATTATTGGTCGTAGACAATATGTCGAAGGACAATACAAAGGATGTGATAGAGTCCTTTGAAGATGCAAGAGTAAAGATGATACAGATACAGAATCATGGTGTAATCGCGATTTCGAGAAATTGTGGAGTAGCCGCAGCAACTGGAGAGTTAGTTTCGTTTATGGATTCAGATGACCCATGGCTACCAGAAAAACTAGAAGTTTCTGTTAGACTAATAGAGTCGGGAATGGACTTTGTATACCATGACTTATACTTGACTGACGGCAAGGATAGAAGCAGAGATAGGACTACGAAGGTCTCCAGAAGGCTCAGAAGGCATGTGCTTGAAGACCTCATAACAAACGGGAATGGAATCAACACATCAAGTGTCGTAACGAAGACAGAGCTAGTGAGAAGAGTCAATGGATTCTCTGAGTCTCGTGAGTTGATAGGAATCGAAGATTACGACCTGTGGGTAAGATTGGCTGAAGTAACTGATAAGTTTGGGTTAATATCATCACCCATGGGGTACTACACGATGGACGGTAGTGGCACCCTAAATAGAGAGCTGGTTGAGAGGAGCCTTTTGAGTATTGCAAGGCTTCATAACGAGCTACATATGCGCATTTGCGGATCTACTCCCGGATGGATCAATATTGCTCTGGCAAGGATTTGCTTAAGGAAGAATCCAGCTGATGCGATGAGAATAGCAACAAAGGTTTTGACCGGGGAGAATCGATTAGGAGTGAGGATGAAAGCATTAGTAATAGTTTTTTTGGCAATACAAGGGAGAGTTGGAAAGGTGTTTCGTGAGAAGATTAGATAA
- a CDS encoding glycosyltransferase family 4 protein, giving the protein MSDCLQGTGNLTIISQHFHPSTAATAQLITDLASGLASKGHQVQVLTETSHSGEELPDLFITRSPFSGSGNINILSKSLNGLTFVIWSLFETITRRRNNEVILVVSNPPFIAIVGLIVRLLLGVKYIFVLQDLFPRSAQLTGVLPARGPVSNAWVFVIQQVCKFSYKTIVLSHSMRSRCLSQFQLPSDQVTVIHNWAVEQALPIEKKQNPIAREWNVHNTFTIQYSGNFGRLHEIITLLETARILEAENFHFLFVGGGAKRRQIREYTQYYGLTNVSLHPYQDRSRLPYSLGACDVAAIGLIPGSEDTVAPSKFYGIISSGKPVLLLARHSTEIAKLIMANECGIVLDPGDPVGVANSLRYLNRNPLILQRLSANARKTYSQHFGIDKSLQAYNTLISELFQTSE; this is encoded by the coding sequence ATGAGTGACTGTCTTCAGGGCACTGGCAATCTGACTATTATCAGCCAGCATTTTCACCCCAGTACTGCTGCCACCGCCCAATTGATTACAGATTTAGCATCTGGCCTTGCATCTAAAGGTCATCAGGTTCAGGTCTTAACCGAAACTTCTCACAGTGGTGAAGAACTACCCGACCTATTCATTACAAGGAGTCCCTTTTCAGGCTCAGGAAACATCAATATACTTTCAAAGTCGTTAAACGGCCTTACATTTGTTATCTGGTCTCTATTTGAAACCATTACGCGTCGCCGCAATAATGAAGTTATTCTAGTTGTTTCCAATCCTCCATTTATTGCTATCGTTGGCCTGATAGTGCGCTTACTACTTGGAGTTAAGTACATATTTGTTCTTCAAGATCTTTTCCCTAGGTCCGCTCAGCTGACCGGTGTTTTGCCCGCCAGAGGACCTGTCTCTAATGCCTGGGTATTTGTCATTCAGCAAGTCTGCAAATTCAGCTACAAGACAATAGTTCTAAGTCATTCTATGCGTTCTCGTTGCCTGAGTCAGTTCCAGCTGCCGTCTGATCAGGTAACCGTTATCCATAACTGGGCGGTCGAGCAGGCACTGCCTATAGAGAAAAAACAAAACCCAATTGCTCGTGAATGGAACGTTCACAATACATTCACCATTCAGTATTCTGGTAACTTTGGCCGATTGCATGAGATTATCACCCTCCTTGAGACTGCTCGTATTCTAGAGGCAGAGAACTTCCATTTTCTCTTTGTAGGAGGTGGGGCTAAGAGACGACAGATCCGTGAATATACTCAGTACTATGGATTGACTAATGTCTCATTGCACCCTTATCAAGATAGATCTCGTTTACCTTATTCTCTTGGTGCATGCGATGTGGCCGCCATTGGCCTGATACCAGGTAGTGAAGATACTGTTGCCCCCTCAAAATTCTATGGCATTATCTCAAGTGGCAAACCTGTGTTACTCCTGGCCCGCCATAGTACCGAGATAGCAAAGCTTATTATGGCCAATGAGTGTGGCATTGTTCTTGATCCAGGTGATCCTGTAGGCGTAGCCAACTCTCTTCGGTATCTAAATCGCAATCCCTTGATACTCCAGCGCCTTTCGGCCAATGCAAGAAAAACATATAGCCAACACTTTGGAATTGACAAATCCTTGCAAGCATACAATACATTGATTTCGGAGCTCTTCCAAACATCCGAATAA
- the rfbG gene encoding CDP-glucose 4,6-dehydratase, which yields MNYLDHYREKKVLLTGHTGFKGSWLAIWLRMLGAQVYGYALPASERSLYRDASVAELMKEERLSDIGEDGGLEAFIKNIKPDIVFHLAAEAIVGNAHKNPIDAWQTNVMGTLRLLNALKNDNRECSLVVITSDKCYENNEWVWGYREKDELGGKDMYSASKAAVEILVRGFVYSYLMEEGNKLMLATARAGNVIGGGDWSDYRLVPDCIRSWERGRTVELRNPRSTRPWQHVLEPLRGYLQLGYSLSIDRSFHGEAFNFGPDAANSRGVGDLVRELSLKWEGVDWAETDGKTEFGESSLLALNCDKAAARLKWRPVLSFTQTASMTSEWYFLHNEGSEAEELCKEQICTYVDMLK from the coding sequence GTGAATTATTTAGACCATTACAGGGAGAAGAAGGTCTTGCTGACCGGCCATACGGGCTTCAAAGGGTCATGGCTGGCCATATGGCTACGTATGTTGGGTGCACAGGTGTATGGTTACGCTCTCCCAGCCAGCGAGCGATCTCTGTATAGAGATGCGTCAGTTGCAGAGCTCATGAAGGAAGAGAGGCTAAGCGATATCGGTGAGGATGGTGGATTAGAGGCTTTTATTAAAAACATAAAGCCAGATATTGTGTTTCATTTGGCGGCAGAGGCGATTGTAGGAAATGCGCATAAAAATCCGATAGATGCCTGGCAGACTAATGTCATGGGTACATTAAGATTGTTGAATGCCCTAAAGAATGACAATAGAGAGTGTAGCTTAGTGGTCATAACAAGTGACAAGTGTTATGAGAACAATGAGTGGGTGTGGGGATACAGAGAGAAAGATGAGCTCGGTGGGAAAGATATGTATAGCGCTTCAAAAGCAGCGGTTGAGATCCTTGTTCGTGGATTCGTTTACTCATATCTGATGGAAGAAGGAAATAAGCTGATGTTGGCGACTGCACGCGCTGGGAATGTCATTGGTGGGGGTGACTGGTCAGATTACAGACTGGTCCCGGATTGCATCCGGAGCTGGGAGAGAGGTAGAACGGTTGAATTAAGAAACCCTCGGTCAACTCGTCCTTGGCAACATGTGCTTGAGCCATTGAGGGGTTACTTGCAGTTGGGTTACTCTCTTTCTATCGATCGGTCGTTTCATGGTGAAGCATTTAACTTTGGTCCAGATGCAGCAAACTCGAGAGGGGTAGGGGATTTAGTGAGGGAGCTCAGCCTAAAGTGGGAAGGAGTGGATTGGGCGGAAACGGACGGGAAGACAGAGTTTGGCGAAAGTTCACTGCTTGCACTAAATTGCGACAAAGCCGCTGCAAGACTGAAATGGAGACCAGTTCTTAGCTTTACGCAGACTGCAAGTATGACATCAGAGTGGTATTTTTTGCATAACGAGGGATCGGAAGCGGAAGAACTTTGTAAAGAGCAGATTTGTACGTACGTAGACATGCTCAAGTGA
- a CDS encoding glycosyltransferase gives MRVLHFLPVYVPAWQYGGPILSVSRLCEGLVRQGVDIRVITTNAGLPNFPLDQLGLPQNVNGVEVIYYPVDHNVRVIRSKALVKALPFHMSWAELLHLSSIWQPLGVPIQKAAHAAGVPVIQTTRGALGPYSWRRGLWKKVPYFLLKERPLLQRAAALHCTTTQEVTELDWLSPNTPTFTLPNPVDLSQLSCQPAIGKDWRNSTGIPWDQRLFLVSGRMHHKKGLDLLPHALKAITHIPWHILFIGQDSDGTTLRLRRAFEQNGLIDRSTWLPSLPAADLIAPYNAADWLLLPSRHENFGNVVIEALACGCGALVSDKVGVGHMLVGTPGVYMDVRDPDKWTQMLLTALSSTRPGKLSESFVKSNFSQSLISQKAYHIYQRILSHG, from the coding sequence ATGCGTGTTCTCCACTTTCTGCCGGTATATGTGCCTGCCTGGCAATATGGTGGACCCATTCTTAGCGTTTCTCGTCTTTGTGAGGGCCTTGTTCGTCAGGGTGTTGATATTCGCGTCATTACGACGAATGCTGGTCTCCCTAACTTTCCTCTTGATCAATTAGGTCTTCCGCAGAACGTAAACGGCGTTGAGGTGATTTATTACCCAGTCGATCATAACGTTAGAGTTATCCGCTCAAAGGCATTAGTCAAAGCTTTGCCTTTTCATATGTCCTGGGCCGAACTTCTTCACCTAAGCTCGATTTGGCAGCCACTCGGTGTTCCGATTCAAAAGGCAGCTCATGCCGCTGGAGTACCCGTTATACAAACAACTCGCGGAGCCCTAGGGCCCTATTCATGGCGACGTGGTCTTTGGAAGAAAGTTCCTTATTTTTTGCTCAAGGAGCGTCCATTGCTTCAGCGTGCAGCGGCGTTGCATTGCACCACCACCCAGGAGGTTACTGAGCTTGATTGGCTTTCTCCTAATACCCCAACTTTCACTTTGCCTAATCCTGTAGATCTTTCTCAACTGTCGTGCCAGCCTGCAATTGGAAAAGACTGGCGTAACAGCACTGGAATTCCTTGGGATCAACGACTCTTTCTCGTCTCAGGAAGAATGCACCACAAGAAGGGTCTTGACCTCCTTCCACATGCGCTCAAGGCAATAACACACATACCTTGGCATATCTTGTTTATTGGACAAGACTCAGATGGAACGACTCTTCGTCTTCGTCGTGCATTTGAGCAGAATGGTTTGATTGACCGGTCAACCTGGCTTCCTTCATTGCCCGCTGCGGATTTAATTGCGCCCTATAACGCTGCAGATTGGCTTCTGCTGCCGAGCCGCCATGAAAACTTTGGTAATGTAGTTATCGAGGCACTAGCTTGTGGGTGTGGTGCTTTAGTGAGCGACAAGGTGGGAGTTGGGCACATGCTTGTAGGAACTCCCGGTGTCTATATGGATGTTCGCGATCCAGACAAGTGGACCCAAATGCTTCTCACGGCTTTATCATCCACACGTCCCGGAAAACTATCTGAGTCTTTCGTTAAATCTAATTTCTCTCAATCCCTGATCTCACAAAAAGCTTACCACATCTATCAGCGTATTCTGTCACATGGATAA
- a CDS encoding glycosyltransferase family 2 protein — MDKLSSIAAVVLTLNEEHNLPRALSSLAWCDELLVLDSGSVDSTEAVARQNNARFIVHKQARPFQITEQRNWALDRCGLRSKWVLFIDADEEVSPVLAEEIRKLITATSRFNAYELTPRYWFLGKWLKRTQGFPNWHPRLLQREAVRFQGGVWESFSDTALISRIHIPYEHFAFSKGIDDWLERHQRYSSWDAIEIDQYLSTKTLRSSRKRRLRALTSSLWLLRPLLRFIQKYLFQFGFLEGWQALLYCLLISFYDLMTITKLIQLRRHRSGLPL; from the coding sequence ATGGATAAGCTCTCATCAATAGCTGCAGTTGTGCTAACCCTTAATGAAGAGCATAACCTACCTCGTGCATTGAGCTCTCTTGCATGGTGCGATGAGCTACTTGTGCTTGATAGTGGAAGCGTCGACTCTACAGAGGCCGTTGCAAGGCAAAACAATGCAAGATTCATAGTACACAAGCAAGCAAGGCCGTTTCAAATTACAGAGCAACGAAACTGGGCTCTTGATCGATGTGGTCTCCGCAGCAAATGGGTTCTTTTCATTGATGCTGATGAAGAAGTTAGTCCCGTCCTTGCTGAAGAGATTCGAAAACTTATCACAGCAACTAGTAGATTCAACGCGTATGAACTAACACCCAGGTATTGGTTTCTTGGAAAGTGGTTAAAACGTACGCAAGGGTTTCCCAACTGGCACCCACGTCTTCTTCAGCGAGAAGCGGTGCGCTTTCAAGGTGGTGTTTGGGAATCTTTTTCTGATACTGCTTTGATTTCCAGGATTCACATCCCTTACGAGCACTTTGCTTTTAGCAAAGGAATTGATGACTGGCTCGAACGCCACCAACGTTATTCATCTTGGGATGCCATTGAAATTGACCAGTATCTTTCCACCAAGACACTCCGTTCTTCTAGAAAGCGTCGCCTTCGAGCCCTCACTTCCTCTCTCTGGCTATTGAGGCCATTACTTAGATTTATCCAGAAATATCTCTTTCAATTTGGTTTTCTTGAGGGCTGGCAAGCACTGCTCTATTGTTTGCTTATAAGCTTTTATGATCTGATGACCATCACTAAGCTTATTCAACTTAGACGACATAGGTCGGGGCTTCCGTTATGA